Below is a genomic region from Clostridiales bacterium.
TTAGATAAGGTGTGATGCTGCATCGGAGACAAAGGGTGAATAAAGTCGAGGGAAATCTGACTTTATTCACCCTTTAATGCCGTTTTTCATATCATTTACAATTTCCTTTATTATTTCTTTAATTTCAAGATTTCTCGTACCGGGAATATATATGCCATGTTTTCTTAAAGGAATTATATATTTGGTGCATTCCATTTTGAATATGCCCTCTGAAATATTCGGGGTAATCTCGCCCTGTATGCCACCGCTGCAAATTATCCCGATAGGGCCGACAATGCTGTTTACAGTATTATTTTTGAAAAACAGGCATATGGACTCCTCGCCTGTGATACCTTCATTTGCTCCCGCCTTAATCATATTGGAAGTTGCGACGGCATTTGTTCC
It encodes:
- a CDS encoding DUF3842 family protein → MKVAVLDAQGAGLGQAVIKKIRREIGKSIYIIALGTNAVATSNMIKAGANEGITGEESICLFFKNNTVNSIVGPIGIICSGGIQGEITPNISEGIFKMECTKYIIPLRKHGIYIPGTRNLEIKEIIKEIVNDMKNGIKG